From Scyliorhinus canicula chromosome 15, sScyCan1.1, whole genome shotgun sequence:
TTAACCCTAACAATGCCGGCTTGCCACTGAGTAGATTCAACCACAGAAAGATTCAGATCTTGGAATAAAATTGAAACATGAACTTGTATTAAGTATTGATGATTTGCAGGCAGCAAGAGAAATGCCCCCTGTTAAGATCAGGAATTCGTATTTCCTCCTTTTTTTTGTCGGTTTTTCTGGCATTTGTTTTGCAGTTTTTTCCCTATTGCTACTAACCCAACTTTATTTCATCAGTTACTTTTATGTTTTTGTGTGGTTCCATTTGTTTTCTGATTTTCTTAGTATCATAAGTACCAGAGATTTATTCAGCCTGTTAACAGTGGTGACCTCTGGTCTTCTCTAATTGTCACTACCTTTACCGTTGGTCCCCTTCCACTGATTCTGTACCTGTTGCCCTTCTGTAGCATCTTCAGGGATCAGTTTCAGCATCTGTAAGGATGACAATGGATTTCACTTCACCGCAGTTTCAACAGACATCATGATGGATGGTATACTATCTACCCATCTATCGTTAAACCCATGATAAAGATTAAATATTCTATAGCCCAATTAAGTTTTTATGTTCTATCCACTTTTGCCTGGTACATTCAATAACATAATTCCACATTTTGCTACAACATTCTTGCATTATACTgcagaaaacattttaaaataactgTGATGCTGTTAGTTACAAATCTAGCATTAGTGGAGGAAGCAATTTGAGGGGACTAAGAATATTGTGCAAAAAGCAATATTCCTTAAATGCAATTTACTTGAAGTGTGCTATTAAAATGTCTCAATTCTCTTGCAAACATCATCAGGTTAGCTAGTTTTACATTTTGGTGTTAATACTGTTTTTTAGCATTTTTAATGTGGGATATACTTTGAAAAATGCTCCTTGTGTCATCAAAAGCCTTGAACAGCTTTAGCAGTGTGGCTTTGTCAAACTGCGCTGCAGCTACTGGTGGACTGATACATTGGCTCTTGTTACAGCTCGTTTCTGTGAATGGTGATGCAATTCGCACATTTTTagttctgcatatttttgggagtTTTAAATCAGTGTGAAACCACAACAAATGGTTTACTTCACAAGCTGATACCGGTCAGTGGCTCAAAACAAACTACAGTTCTTAAAATAAAGTGCAGAAAAGAAAACCATACCAAGCTTCAGTGTTTCCTACTGATTTGTTTCTTGGCAAAACAAGTCAAATTGCATTCCGTGTTCATCTGCTGGGAACCTTGAGCAGCTAATGAACTCTGTAATCTCTCACAGCTTTATACACTGATCTTCATCACCGCACAAGTATTTTCCCCTCCTTTTTTTCTAACGGTTGGATTACATTATccaccagaggaggtttaccaggatgttgcctggtctggaggatgttagctatgcggagagactgaatagacgcaaactgttttcattagaacgcaTGAGATTGTAAGGTGACCtgttagagatctacaaaattatgagggtcttggatagagtggataagtaggcgctctttcccagggtggaggggccagtcaccagggggcataggtttatggtccatggggcaaagtttagtggagttgtgcgaggcagtttttttacatctagggtggtgagtacctggaacactttgccaggggAGACTGTGGAAGctgatacattaatggcgttcaaaaggtacCACGACAtacatggagaggatgggtatagtgggatacagtactgggaagtgctgagggttttggccaaagaTGGTCCCATgagcggtacaggcttggagggccgaagggcccattcctgtgctgtattgttttttgttctatTATCAATCTGATTGCACCCTTCTAGTAAATCAGTTGGATGACCTTTCTTTATATCTATGAATATGCTGACCATTAGTGAGATATTTGACTCTGAGGATATCACAGTAATCCCGATTGACACCGGACCAAGTTTCTGTACATGCATGATCGTTTGTGTTATGCTAGAGAGCATTGGCTTCTGAATTTCTTCTTGGTTTGTATTGTCCCTTTCTACTCCAGGAACCTGATACCAAATGTACTTTTCAAATGGGATGGGGAAGAGAAGAAAAAGGAAGAATTTGGGAATGCCAAGGCCAATTGAAATGGCCTAGCTCTTGCTCCTGCTGATCAATTTCTGATAGTTTTATTTTTCCTTCTAGCTCCTGTCACAAATACCCCAGCAACCCCCAGAGCACTTTCGACTGGACAGAAGAGAACACACCCCTCATATATACCAGGGCATTTTCCAGAGTTCCCTGACCCTCACACCTATATAAAGACACCTGTAAGTGTAAACAAGTATATGTTTGGCCTTATTGTGTCTTGTCTCGCACTGGGAACATAATTTAATAATTACAAATTTGTGAATTAATTTGACCCGTTTCGAGGTTGTGAGTTGGTCTGTGAAATGTGAAGAGAGTATGAGTGCCATTGTGTTAATATAGGCACGGCACGCTTTCCAGAAGAGGCACTAGTTTGGAGCGGAGACACTTGGGAACGCAGCAGAGTAATGAATTGAAAAAGGGACATTTGCAtttttctaatcccattttgtCTGAATGAAAAAGTAATGCATTTTAATGTAATAAGAGCAGAGTTAATGAAGGTGGTAAAACAAAATGCTGTGTAAAACTTTATAAATTCCAAAAAACTCAGATTAAGCTGCAACAGAGAAAAGAGAAACCACATTAATAGGGCAGAGTTTGTAGCAGCAAGTAGTTAAACTTACTCCCTGCAAGTTCAGATTTTCTAATTTCTTTGCATGAAAGTTGCTGAAAGTGTGCTGATAATGGCATAGCAAGGGTATCTGGGACCTGTGAGCAGGGCAAGCAACTGTGTAACTCCTTACCTAATCAAATTGAAGGATTAAGAAACAAAAATGTAAGGACTCAGAAGGACGTGTGAATGAAAGTGGGTGAATGCAATGTTGAAGTAAGGGAGGGGGAATAAAGGCGGGAATCGTTTTTCTcaacaaaataatttaaatttggcacttttttttaatatagaaatttagagtacccaattaattttttcctaattaagggcaatttagcgtggccaatccacctaccctgcacatttttgggttgtgggggcgaaacccacgcaaacacggggagaatgtgcaaactccacacggacagtgacccagagttgggatcgaacctgggaccccggcgctgtgaggcagcagggctaacccactgcgccaccatgctgcccaatttggCACTTTTAAAAGGTCCCACATTTGCAATAGTTAATTTGTAGTGACAGAGTGATTGATTGGCAGTAATTAACAGTTCACATATTATGAGTAGGGTGCTTCAGATTTAGCTTTATGTGAGTTAATTTGTATCTATCATACGAATGCAGCAACTTCACACCATCCAATATGTTTAGACTGTGAGGCAGACAACAAAATACTATTTTTGGAAAGCTAATGGTGGGAGTGCTGCAACCTAACATCGACATTTGGATATCCGcgtttaacttttaaaaaatattcattcatggaatgtggctgTCAATAGCTAAGTCCGTCGCTGTCCCTTACCTAAAGTTGCTTAATCATTCACATACAATTTACCGTATTGcaataggccattcggtccaactGATGTTGCAGATGTTTATGATCCACACAAACCGCCCCCACTCTGTCCAACCCCATTGGCATGTTCATCCTTTCTCTCTCATGTACTTATCTAACTTTCCCTTCAATCCACCCGTGCTAATTGTCTCAGCTACTCCATGTAGTTGTACCACTGTTAACTACACAAGTGAAAAACAATTAATGGTGAGCACGATTTTTTTGACCATTATTTTGACAACTAAATCTAGCCCAATGCTTTTCAGGTCAGTTACGTTTCATCAGAACATTAAGGTGGTGCTTGTTACCAGGCGATGTTACCAGGTATTTGATAAGGCCAGGCGGATGAATAGTGGGGTAATCAGACTCAGATGTGTTATTGTTAAATATGCTGTTGGGGAGAAGAAGATAAGAAAAGGAGATTGTTCTTTAGGTTTTAACTTTTGACAGCATGCTAAGAGAGATTATTTGTCAGTGATGCTAACTGATTTGGGGGAGGGATTTTCTGGCTATTCTGGCCATCGAGATCTTCCAGTCAGAATGCCGAAGCCCTGGCACAGAATTCCTGGTTGTAGAGGGGTGGTTTCagtgggaactcccattgacagcagcaggaccagaagatcccaccaccggccAATGGTGGACCACCGAGAACCAACCGCGGTGCGGGAGTGTCTGTGGAAAATTCCCCACTTTAGCTTTGAAGAACATAATTTGCTTCACAACACTGTGTGCGGATATTCAAGttcattttttccccccactGTTAGACAATCAGAGAGCCAGTTTCTGATTACCAAGTGCTGAGGGAGAAAGCTGCATCCCAGCGAAGAGATGTGGAGCGAGCTCTGACCAGATTTATGGCCAAGacaggagagacagagagtcTGTTTAAAGATGACGTCTCCACATTCCCATGTAAGCATGTAGTCTTACTTTTGTATAAAAAATAGTTTGGCAGAAGAGGGCAAGTTTGTGTGAAACGTTTTTTTAGTGGGTGCAGGAAGGAGGCAGATGAATGGACGGAGTTTGCACAGTTGCAACCCTGGAGCGCAGAAAACCAACTCAGTGCATCGTGAAGATTTTACTCACCCTGAATTGATTGCTATTTTTATACAACCAATGCAAAActaattttaatttttcaaagTCGGGTAATTATTGAGTGCTGAAGCTACATTATTGTGCTCAATATCTGAGATTGGTTCTCCATTTGTTTTCATGTTAAGCACTCTACCAATCGTGCAAATCAATTCAGTGGCAATAGTAACATAGTGGTTATTTTGCTGCATTAGTAATCCAGAAAGTAAGAGATCAAGTCCAACCGTGGCTGCTTAAAATTTTAAACGGTTTGCAGAACCTGGAAATGAAAGAAATGTTTGAGTGATTATGAAGCTGATTCACTCATATTACCTGAGGTTCTGCCATATATGAAAGTCAGGTTCCACACCGTTTTTGACTGGCCTGATATGCCATTCAGTTGTGGGAAACTTGTACAAGCATGAACTGCAGTGGTAAAAGAAGATGAAGCACcatggcaattaggaatgggcattaAACGCTAGCTTCTCAGAATTGCACACAttctgaaaataattttttaaaaataaatattatttcatgggattCCAACTGCAGACAATAGAAGTGAATTATGGACTCACAGAACTGTTTTGATTCATTGCCTCATGATGTAAGGCAAAGTTATGTATTTGTTGGTATAATTCACTGTCGACGATTGTAAAGTGATGTCTCGCAGATCATTTTTGTGAATATGGTGTTACTGCGAACACAACATTGTCAACTTTGAAATCAGTTGTTTCGAATTTAGCTATTGTaccaatgtatttttaaaataaatttacagtacccgattctttttttcacaaggggcaatttagtgtggccaatccacctagtctgcacatctttgggttgttggggtgagacccatgcagacacggggagaacgtgcaaactccacgtggacagtgacccagagccaggatcgaacctgggtcctcggccccgtgtggctgcagtgctaaccactgcgccgccatgccacCCATTGTACCAATGTTTTATTCAGAACTGTGATTGTGTCCATTGGAAATCATTAGTAACCAAAACTGAGGTGCATAACATCTGCTAAGCCTGAAATTCTTCACTTGTATTATAACGTCTTTTTAACTCTTTTAAAGTGATTGCTGCGCGAACTACCACAATTCCTTACCTAAATGCCTTGCTACCATCTGAACTTGAACTGCAGCAGATGGAGGAGACAGATTCCTCGGAACAGGATGATCAGACTGATACAGAGAATCTGGCACTAAATATGAACAGCGTATGTTTCCTTGCACCCTTTCATTGCAAAATGTTGTCTTTCATGTTGGCAAGTGAAAGTGTATACAGAGTCCCAGTGTTACCTCCAATGTAAAAGATTTTTGGACTTCTATCTTCCAATTATGCTCCTTGTTGGGGAAATAGCTTACCCCTTAGATATGCTCAGAAATTGGCATTTTTGTTGCCTCTAATACTTTTTGTTCACCAAATTTCAATAAGTTGTGTTTTGCAGTGTGAGTTCAGTGATTTCTGGGCTTTGAGGGATGTTGTGTTGCACAGAATCATTTAcagttttttaatataaatttagagtacccaattcattttattccaattaaggggcaatttatgatggccaatgcacctagcctgcacatctttgggatgtgggggctaaacccacgcaaacacggggagaatgtgcaaactccacatggacagtgacccagagccggcattgaacctgggaccttggtgctgtgaggcagcagggctaacccactgcgccaccgtgctgccctagtgggAACAGAATTGCCTATTTAGAAAACCATACATCAGTAAATTTTAAATGttgataatatttttaaaaataaatttaaagtactcaattcattttgttttccaattaaggggcaatttagcatgttcaatccacttaccctgcacatctttgggcgttgtaggggtgagacccatgcagacacggggagaatgtgcaaactccacacggacagtgacccggggccaggatcgaagccgggtcctcggcgctgtgaagcagcagtgctaaccactgcgccaccctgccgcctgATAATATTTTTATATGTCAACAGTTTTGTTATTTGATCATAGATTGCTTTGAGTAATGGCAAAATAATTAAATTGGAAGTTCGAACTATGTTGGCCTGTCTGTTTGTGTAACAGTTCACGTTGGAATAGGATAATTGCATTGTAATCCTGCCTAGGTAGCTTTAATGCCGTTTGTGACCATGTCATTGTGACCATACCAGTTCAAATTATGTACAAAACAACGAAAGCCCATCTTTATTTTAAAGGGAGGGAGAATATTCTTCACTGTGCTGTCTGTATTGTAAATATTGAGATGCGTTTTCTTGCAGTGTTGTAAATGTTCTGTAACAAAGCAAATGTCTATTTTCTAGGATGAAATGTCCACTGAAAAGGAAAATGCCATGTTGCAACAGAACTCGGGTTTATCCAACAGCAAGACTAATGAGGAGCCAATGATTGACAATCCATATCTAAGACCGGTGAAaaagcccaagatccgcaggAAGAAATGAACTTGGGAGGAAATACAAGGATGATTTCAGTAAAACACCATGCATTATAATAACACAGCTATTTGAACTGAAAAGGTTGTTTTAATTGAGAACTGTCTTCATCTTTGGAAATTGTGAAAAGGGATCACCTGCTTAACGGAGTGAGAGTTTTTTGGTCCCAGAAAATAACTTAAAGAGACCGCGCCAGTTTGGTAATCCAGTGTAAAATCTGGATAACCAATACATGAAGCCAGAATCTTTTGCACCTCTGTTCCAATGGAGCAAACATATTTTGTTGTAAGTTTTAAAACCTCTTGAAGTATATTGCAGTGCAGCTCATGGACGTCTTTGTCTTTACAAGAAGGTCACATGCCACATGGACTAAAACACATTCcagtgaggtgaaagtgactatCTGTTCAACATCGCCTCTTGCAATGGCAATATTGCATTGGTGCCCTTCCTCCTGTTCATTCACCACTTTGCAATTCAGCTTTGATCTTCTGCCAGTGTTTTCCGCACTGCTTCACTTGGCAGCTGGCCACAGAACGGCCAGCAAACGCGTGTAGTGCGGCAGTTGTACAGTTTAATGTAAATAAATATTTcttctggtttaaaaaaaatagttcttGCTGTTGAACTGAACAAACTGCTACTGCACTACAGGGAGATGCATTACTTACCCCACTGGTGGCTTTCACCAGTGGAAAATTTTATTTGCTTACAGCAGCAGGTGCAACCACTAGAGCAGAGATCATAAATGCTTCAGATTgaaccatgggcttttaacaaaTTAATCCGGTTGACAGCATGTAACTGATACAAATGAGCATATGTCTGGTAGTGTGAACTTGAGTAGGTCCACCAGTAACACATACTTTGGTTGGTACGAGAGAGGGTGACTTtggaaaaaaaacagcagcaaacGATAATGGTATTCCACTGGGGGAAAATAAGAAAGTCAGATTTGAAGggatgtaattcagaattgaaatGATCTTATTTAAAGCAAAATAAAGCAAATTCTTTCAAAAAAACTCAGGAACTGGTTTCTTTCAACATGCCAATGTAAATCTAAAAACATACGCCAcggaattctccgtcagcgggatcctttGCTCCGCCAGCAAAGCagccacgcccgcgggtttcccgaaccggtggggtggccacaatgggaaatcccattggccggctgccggaatggaggatccagctgcaagcgagggaatgccgtgcaggaaaatgcggccggcggactggagaatcccatccaagttATTTTTCAGTAATGAAACGAGTACGACAATGGGTAAGTTTGTAATCAAAGACACAGCATACGGACatctgaaataggagcagaagttggtaaatcagcccattgggtctactccgccattcaattggaTCAAAGCTGATAggttttgaattccacattcccatctacccttgATAACCTCAGAttgagttctgtagaagggtcatatggatTCAAAATGTTATCTCTGTGTCTATGAATttgctgaatttatccagcattttccgtttttataACCTTTGATCCTCTTGCCTAACCAGAATCTACCTCCAGCAATATTATGAAGTTCTGCACCAAtagccacacagatagtgaggcAGCAGACAGCGACTCAGGCTGCCACTGCCCTTCCGGTTTTTGCACTTTTCCCAAAGGGACAAATCCATAGGGAGGTGGTTGTTTTTTTGGTGCCTGTCTGAAATGGAAAGTATAGGCATGAGTAGCAATGAACTTCTCACGGGATGAATCCTTAACAAACCTAATCGTGATGACTGCTCAGATGTACTTTCCAGCTATAatctaaaaataaatatttaataagATGAATATTCGTAATTCCTCCCAACAGTCCAATTCTGAAGTCCTTCCACAACAGAATCGGATTTCTCAAATACCGTAAGTGTTTTGCCTCTGCTTGAAGTATACTCCTGCATTGATTACTCTCTTAATGAAGTACAATTTTCCTGTTTTAGGTCTAGATTTGCCTTTTATTGGTTCAAACCTGTGTCTTGGTCCTACTCTtgcaattaaaaaataaataaatttcagagtacccaattttttttccaattaaggggcaatttagcgtggccaatccacctaccctgcacatctttgggttgtggaggtgaaacccacgcaaacacggggagaatgtgcaaactccacacggacagtggcctgggccgggatcgaacccatgtcctcagcgctgtgaggtagcagtgctaaccattgcgccaccacgccgcccccccctgctCTGGCAATGTGATTTTTCACTTCTCGGATGCTATTTGTCCTTTCTCAAGTTCCAAGttcattttgaaaatgaaaagacATAACATTTCAGAACTGTTCCCATATAAAGAAATAGCTATTTTAAGATTGCCGGCTACAGCTTGTTCATGTTCTTGTGTCTTTAGGCTGCGTCAGCTCTGCTCACTTGgtgtagaagggactttagttggTGGATTAGTTGCCTTAATACCCTGTATTCTTTCTAAACggctgcttgactatatttcatggcaataggcacttggcaaagcatgatggatatatATTAGCCTTATTTCAGTCAAGAAGTTCAGCATGTAATAGGCAGAAGGTCAGTGCGTGTAAACAAGTGCACAGCTGCACATTGttgctgacagcagacaattGTTATTGCTCGTAGACTACGAATTCAAGGCCTGTTGTTTAATGCTGCTCGCATTTCTGTCTCTGGGCTTATCAAAGGAATGCCTCGGTTTTCTAAATATTGCTTATTGAACAATATAAAGTACTGCCTTGCCTTTGTTCAGGGGGAACAATTAGAAGGACTGGTCACTCTAACTCCCTCCACGAATTTCGTGTTAAATAAAGGACCTTTGGCGAAAACTCGAAGTGCTGGTATTTTTTCCTCAACACTTGGTAATGCTTCATGTCTGAATCAACATGTTGTACGTTAAAGTCTTAGATAAGGAGTTGGATGCTGTGCTTTGGGATATCAGAAACACTACAGTAATTTAGAAGGCTGCATTGCTTGTGTTGCTGTTTTGATGGGATATTTGATAatctagtgtcacaagtaggcttgtattaacactgcaatgaagttactgtgaaaatcccctcgtcgtcacactccggcgcctgttcgggcacactgagggagaattcagaatgtccaattcacccaacatgcacgtttttcgggactagtgggaggaaaccagagcacccacaggaaacccatgcagacacggggcgaatatgcagactctgcatagacagtcacccaagctgggaatcaaacccgggtccctggcgttgtgaagcaaaagtgcccgagtttgctcattctccccatatctgcatgggttttctccgggtgctccggtttcctcccaaagtccaaacatgtgcgggttaggtggatttgccatgctaagttgccccttggtgtccaaaaggttaggtggggttacttggttaggGTGGAGGCAATGGCATAAGTAGGGTGTTTGttcagccggtgcagactccatgggccgaatggcctcctgcactataaatgacggggtgtgtacgatactttgcttcctgaatgaccagctctttagttttgctgatgatgagggagagattgttgttgttacactacgccactagattctctaactccctcctgtactctgactcgttgttcgagatccatgCAAATTTCTGATCCAACCTATTTACCAGAAACTCAAACCCATCATAATCTCTCATTATAAATGAACAAACTTAACACATTTAAACATTTCATCTCCTCGACCTCACAGAAAAGCTGTCTCTagtaaccttcccccccccccccgtccaattAACCATGGTGTCTCTTTCACACGCAGCTTTCTTTACACAGAAAATAGGATCACAATACAAAAATATACATCGCACATCAGTGAGAAGTTGCAAAATAGCTTCATATTTGCATCTATAATGGTTGCTGTCCTTCAAAAAGTATTGTATGCTGAAATAAAGGCAAAATACGGCaggtgctggaagtctgaaatagaaacaaaatgCTAGAAAAGTGcagcaggtatggcagcatctgtggagagaaaacggGGTTAATGTTTCGAGACCCgtacagacttgaaatgttaactctgttttcctcCAGAGTTTTCTCAGCATTTTCAGTGTTTGTATTGCATATTTGTGGTGTCCTAAATAAGAAGCTAAATTTTATTCATCGTACAAAATATTGCCTGCTGGCCAACCAGTGTGCGCAATGGTCGTTGCTGTTGCCTggaggcagggtagcacagtggttagcactgttgcttcgtcgtgccagggccccaggtttgattcccggcttgggtcgctgtgtccgggtgctccagtttcctcccacaagtcccgaaagacgtgctgttaggtgaattggacattctgaattctccctctgtaacaggtgccggagtgtggcgactaggggcttttcacagtaacttctgcggtgttaatgtaagcctatttgtgacaaagattattattgaaactTCACTCAATTGACACTAATACCCTTGGGTTTTTGAAGGGGGAGGGAATTCAGGAACATCCTGAACTTTTTGCTCTCCGCTTATATCATGTTTCCTGCGCTACCATGTATTGGTTTGGCACTTATTCCAATTTACACGATCgacattaaatttttaaaaacgtgtTGGCAGTTATGAAAATCACATGACCATATTTGGTTGTGTTATTCTGTCATTGTGGAATTGGTTAAGCGAGGTGGAAGTTCTGGGTGCCAGAGTGAAGCTAGCCACGTAGCCCTGGACTTCCTTAAAACTGGAAGCACTCATGGACGGACACGTAGCACAAAATTCATTCAGactacccctctccccccacccccccaccccccccccccggcactccaaTGAACAACCTGCCTCTTCCAGATGCTGAAAAAATTCCACTGCTCCAGTCTGTGAAAAGAGCAAaaatggggggagagggaggaggaaattAAAACACAAAAAAACCTAAAATAAGTGCTGATTTTTGTTTCACCGCAGCCCTTACAGAAAGTTTGGACAGTGAGAAGTCGTCTTATAGAAAGTTTTGAAGCGGTCAAACTTCCAGCGCAGCAGGTGGGGGGGTCGCGCCGCGATTGGTTGGGGCTCAGCGGGCCACCGATTGGCCGCCCGTCCGCGTCAATCACGGTGGAGGGGACGTGATGTCTCGCTCCAGGCCCCGCCCCTCCAATCGGAGCAGCGGGAGGGATCTGCGCGTGCGCGGCGGCGGGAAATAGTCCCTGGCAGAGTGATCTGCGCGTGCGCGGCGGCGGGAAGCAGTCGCGGGCGGAGGGATATGCTGGCGGTCGGGCCCGGGAGTCAGCAGCCCCGTTCCCccagtcccctcagccccctcccggCAGCATGGACAGGAGCCAGTGTAAGTGGGGATCTACCGTCGCAGCGTgctgggtggtggtggcggcgggggagggggttgaaccGTGTCcccgggcgggcgggcgggcggtCGGTTCGGGGTGAGCGGGCCCCGGGTAGGCCTCGCCTCACGGTCCCGCcccgggggtggggtgagtgagaGGAGATGGGGTGGCTGAGGCGCTGAGAGGCCCTGTCTCCCGCTGGGGGAGTGTCCAGGACCAGGAGGCGTCAGCTCAGAGCGGGGAGTCGTCCCTTTCagatggtgcaggaggccatgcggcccatccagtctgcaccagctctctc
This genomic window contains:
- the taf8 gene encoding transcription initiation factor TFIID subunit 8 isoform X2, whose product is MTTASVSDTYTPADATCRVSVENVAQKSSSSKASMSPSDNYYLARRRTLQVVVSSLLTEAGFDAAEKAAVETLTEMLQSCFNVDNIQAYAKRSQRMVITAPPVTNTPATPRALSTGQKRTHPSYIPGHFPEFPDPHTYIKTPTIREPVSDYQVLREKAASQRRDVERALTRFMAKTGETESLFKDDVSTFPLIAARTTTIPYLNALLPSELELQQMEETDSSEQDDQTDTENLALNMNSDEMSTEKENAMLQQNSGLSNSKTNEEPMIDNPYLRPVKKPKIRRKK
- the taf8 gene encoding transcription initiation factor TFIID subunit 8 isoform X1, with product MTTASVSDTYTPADATCRVSVENVAQKSSSSKASMSPSDNYYLARRRTLQVVVSSLLTEAGFDAAEKAAVETLTEMLQSYLSEIGRSAKVYCEHSARTQPTLSDVVVTLAEMGFNVDNIQAYAKRSQRMVITAPPVTNTPATPRALSTGQKRTHPSYIPGHFPEFPDPHTYIKTPTIREPVSDYQVLREKAASQRRDVERALTRFMAKTGETESLFKDDVSTFPLIAARTTTIPYLNALLPSELELQQMEETDSSEQDDQTDTENLALNMNSDEMSTEKENAMLQQNSGLSNSKTNEEPMIDNPYLRPVKKPKIRRKK